One window of Pseudomonas urmiensis genomic DNA carries:
- the benA gene encoding benzoate 1,2-dioxygenase large subunit — translation MSLGFDYLNAMLEDDRESGVYRCKREMFTDPRLFDLEMKHIFEGNWIYLAHESQIPEKNDFLSLTMGRQPIFIARNKDGELNAFLNACSHRGAMLCRHKRGNRSSYTCPFHGWTFNNSGKLLKVKDPSNAGYPDSFNCDGSHDLTKVARFESYRGFLFGSLNAEVKPLVEHLGESAKIIDMIVDQSPEGLEVLRGSSSYIYEGNWKLTAENGADGYHVSSVHWNYAATQSQRKQRESGDEIKTMSAGAWAKQGGGFYSFDHGHLLLWTRWANPEDRPAYERREQLAADFGQARADWMIENSRNLCLYPNVYLMDQFSSQIRIARPISVNKTEITIYCIAPKGESREARAKRIRQYEDFFNVSGMATPDDLEEFRSCQTGYGGGTGWNDMSRGAMHWVEGADEAAQEIQLQPLLSGVRTEDEGLFVLQHKYWQETMLKALEQEPQLIPVEAVR, via the coding sequence ATGTCCCTGGGATTCGACTACCTCAATGCCATGCTCGAGGACGACCGGGAATCGGGCGTCTACCGCTGCAAGCGGGAGATGTTCACCGACCCGCGCCTATTTGACCTGGAGATGAAACACATCTTCGAAGGCAACTGGATCTACCTGGCCCACGAAAGCCAGATCCCCGAAAAAAATGACTTCCTGTCCCTGACCATGGGCCGTCAGCCGATCTTCATTGCACGCAACAAGGACGGCGAACTCAATGCCTTCCTCAACGCCTGCAGCCACCGTGGCGCCATGCTCTGCCGGCACAAGCGCGGCAACCGGTCCAGCTACACCTGCCCATTCCATGGCTGGACCTTCAACAACAGCGGCAAACTGCTCAAGGTCAAAGACCCAAGCAACGCCGGCTACCCCGACAGCTTCAACTGCGACGGCTCCCACGACCTGACCAAGGTCGCGCGCTTCGAGTCCTATCGTGGCTTCTTGTTCGGCAGCCTCAATGCCGAGGTCAAGCCGCTGGTCGAGCACCTGGGCGAGTCGGCCAAGATCATCGACATGATCGTCGACCAGTCGCCAGAAGGTCTGGAAGTGCTGCGCGGCTCCAGCTCCTACATCTACGAGGGCAACTGGAAGCTCACCGCCGAGAACGGCGCCGATGGCTACCACGTCAGCTCCGTGCACTGGAACTATGCCGCCACCCAGAGCCAGCGCAAACAACGCGAAAGCGGTGACGAGATCAAGACCATGAGCGCCGGCGCCTGGGCCAAGCAGGGCGGGGGCTTCTACTCGTTCGACCACGGCCATCTGCTGCTCTGGACCCGCTGGGCCAACCCTGAAGATCGCCCGGCCTATGAGCGCCGCGAGCAACTGGCGGCGGACTTCGGCCAGGCCCGCGCCGACTGGATGATCGAGAATTCGCGCAACCTGTGCCTGTACCCCAACGTCTATCTGATGGACCAGTTCAGCTCGCAGATCCGCATCGCCCGGCCGATTTCGGTGAACAAGACCGAGATCACCATCTACTGCATCGCCCCCAAGGGCGAGAGCCGCGAGGCCCGGGCCAAGCGTATCCGCCAGTACGAAGACTTCTTCAACGTCAGTGGCATGGCCACCCCGGATGACCTGGAAGAGTTCCGCTCGTGCCAGACCGGCTACGGCGGCGGCACCGGCTGGAACGACATGTCCCGCGGTGCCATGCACTGGGTCGAGGGCGCCGACGAGGCGGCTCAGGAAATCCAGCTGCAACCGCTGCTGTCGGGGGTGCGCACCGAGGATGAAGGGCTGTTCGTGCTGCAGCA
- a CDS encoding fatty acid CoA ligase family protein, with protein MTQPSYTQGQQDKPLLSQCIGDAFDSTVARFPEREALVVRHQGLRYTWRQLAAAVDQHARALIALGVQVGDRLGIWAPNCAEWCITQFASAKVGAILVNINPAYRSSELDYALSQSGCRWVICADAFKTSDYHAMLLSLVPGLGKGLPGELSCERLPELRGVVSLAAHPPGGFLAWPDLQAKAVDTSPETLAARQAQLRPSDPINIQYTSGTTGFPKGATLSHHNILNNGYMVGESLGLTEHDRMVVPVPLYHCFGMVMANLGCMTHASTLIYPSDAFDPLATLRAVAEEKATALYGVPTMFIAELDHPQRSEFDLSSLRTGIMAGATCPIELMRRVIDEMHMAQVQIAYGMTETSPVSLQTGADDDLERRVTSVGRTQPQLESKIIDAQGNTVACGEIGELCTRGYSVMLGYWNNPKATAESIDGDGWMHTGDLAVMDEAGYVRIVGRSKDMIIRGGENIYPRELEEFFFTHPAVADVQVIGIPCSRYGEEIVAWVRLHPGHSVGEDALREWARARIAHFKVPRYFRFVDEFPMTVTGKVQKFRMREISIEGLVGGKSG; from the coding sequence ATGACCCAGCCCAGCTATACCCAAGGCCAACAAGACAAACCGCTGCTCAGCCAGTGCATCGGCGACGCCTTCGACAGCACCGTGGCCCGCTTCCCTGAGCGCGAGGCGCTGGTGGTGCGTCATCAAGGCCTGCGCTACACCTGGCGCCAATTGGCCGCAGCGGTCGATCAACACGCCCGCGCGCTGATTGCCTTGGGCGTGCAAGTGGGCGATCGGTTGGGCATCTGGGCGCCTAATTGCGCCGAATGGTGTATCACCCAGTTCGCCAGTGCCAAGGTTGGCGCGATCCTGGTCAACATCAACCCGGCCTATCGCAGCAGCGAGCTGGACTACGCCCTGAGCCAATCGGGCTGTCGCTGGGTGATCTGCGCCGATGCGTTCAAGACCTCTGATTATCACGCCATGCTGCTCAGCCTGGTCCCGGGCCTGGGCAAAGGCCTGCCCGGTGAACTGAGCTGCGAACGCCTGCCCGAACTGCGGGGTGTGGTCAGCCTGGCCGCCCATCCGCCGGGCGGGTTTCTCGCCTGGCCTGATCTGCAGGCCAAGGCTGTCGACACCAGCCCTGAGACCCTGGCCGCGCGCCAAGCGCAACTGCGCCCCAGCGACCCGATCAACATCCAGTACACCTCAGGTACTACCGGCTTCCCTAAAGGCGCCACGCTCAGCCATCACAACATCCTCAACAACGGGTACATGGTGGGTGAGAGCCTGGGCTTGACCGAGCACGACCGCATGGTCGTGCCGGTGCCGCTGTACCACTGCTTTGGCATGGTCATGGCCAACCTCGGTTGCATGACCCACGCCAGCACCCTGATCTACCCCAGTGATGCCTTCGACCCCCTGGCCACTTTGCGTGCTGTGGCCGAGGAGAAAGCCACAGCGCTGTATGGCGTGCCGACCATGTTCATCGCCGAGCTGGATCACCCACAGCGTAGCGAGTTCGACTTGTCCAGCTTGCGGACCGGGATCATGGCTGGCGCTACCTGCCCGATCGAGTTGATGCGCCGGGTGATCGACGAAATGCACATGGCCCAGGTGCAGATTGCCTATGGCATGACCGAGACCAGCCCGGTGTCGTTGCAAACGGGCGCCGATGATGACCTGGAGCGCCGCGTGACCAGCGTGGGGCGCACTCAGCCGCAGCTGGAGAGCAAGATCATCGATGCCCAGGGCAATACCGTTGCGTGTGGGGAAATTGGCGAGCTGTGTACCCGTGGCTATAGCGTGATGCTGGGGTACTGGAACAACCCCAAGGCCACTGCCGAGAGCATCGATGGCGATGGCTGGATGCACACTGGCGATCTGGCGGTGATGGATGAGGCTGGCTACGTGCGGATCGTCGGGCGAAGCAAGGACATGATCATTCGCGGCGGCGAGAACATCTATCCGCGGGAGCTGGAGGAGTTTTTCTTCACTCATCCGGCGGTGGCTGATGTGCAGGTGATTGGTATTCCTTGTAGCCGCTATGGCGAGGAGATTGTCGCCTGGGTGCGTTTGCATCCTGGGCATTCGGTGGGTGAGGACGCGCTGCGGGAGTGGGCTAGGGCGCGGATTGCGCATTTCAAGGTGCCGCGGTATTTCCGCTTTGTGGATGAGTTTCCGATGACGGTGACGGGGAAGGTGCAGAAGTTCAGGATGCGTGAGATTAGTATCGAGGGGTTGGTTGGGGGTAAGTCTGGGTAA
- the peaD gene encoding quinohemoprotein amine dehydrogenase subunit beta: MKPGFCAQLALTVAACAGAWTSAQAAEAGAALTPGHEYMIVTNYPNNLHVVDVANDSVFKSCRMPDAFGPGTAMMAPDNRTAYVLNNHFADIYGIDLDSCNTVFHANLSSVPGEIGKAMYSFAISPDGKEVYATVNPSQRLNDHYVVKPPRLEVFNTADGLNAKPVRSFPMPRQVYLMRAADDGSLFVAGPDIYKLDVSNGKYEVALPLRNWNRPGYSAPDVLYFWPHQSARHEFSMLYTIAKFKDDKQDPATADLLYGYLSVDLKTGKTHTQEFADLTELYFTGLRSPKDPNQMYGVLNRLARYDIKERKLIKAANLDHTYYCVAFNRSGSKLYLGGTFNDLAVFDPDTLEKVGNIKLPGGDMSTTTPQVFVR; this comes from the coding sequence ATGAAACCTGGATTCTGCGCGCAGCTCGCGCTCACCGTCGCCGCCTGTGCCGGCGCTTGGACTTCGGCGCAGGCCGCTGAAGCCGGCGCTGCGCTGACGCCTGGCCACGAGTACATGATCGTCACCAACTATCCGAACAACCTGCACGTGGTGGATGTGGCCAACGACAGCGTATTCAAGTCGTGCCGCATGCCGGACGCGTTCGGCCCGGGCACCGCGATGATGGCGCCGGACAACCGCACCGCCTATGTGCTGAACAACCACTTTGCCGATATCTACGGCATTGACCTGGACAGCTGCAACACCGTTTTCCACGCCAACTTGTCCAGCGTCCCTGGCGAAATCGGCAAGGCCATGTACTCGTTCGCCATCAGCCCGGACGGCAAGGAGGTCTATGCCACGGTCAACCCAAGCCAGCGACTGAACGATCATTACGTGGTCAAACCGCCGCGCCTGGAAGTGTTCAATACCGCCGACGGCCTCAACGCCAAGCCGGTCCGCAGCTTCCCCATGCCGCGCCAGGTGTACCTGATGCGCGCCGCCGACGATGGCAGCCTGTTCGTCGCCGGCCCCGACATCTACAAGCTGGATGTCAGCAATGGCAAGTACGAGGTGGCGTTGCCGCTACGTAACTGGAACCGCCCCGGCTACAGCGCCCCGGACGTGCTGTACTTCTGGCCGCACCAGAGCGCACGGCACGAGTTCTCGATGCTCTACACCATCGCCAAGTTCAAGGACGACAAGCAAGACCCCGCCACCGCCGATTTGTTGTATGGCTACCTGAGCGTGGACCTCAAGACCGGCAAGACCCACACCCAGGAATTTGCCGACCTGACCGAGCTGTACTTCACTGGACTGCGTTCGCCGAAAGATCCCAACCAGATGTATGGCGTGCTCAATCGGCTGGCGCGCTACGACATCAAGGAGCGCAAGCTGATCAAGGCGGCGAATCTGGACCACACTTATTACTGTGTGGCGTTCAACCGCAGCGGCAGCAAGCTGTACCTGGGCGGGACATTCAACGATCTGGCAGTGTTCGATCCCGATACGCTGGAGAAAGTCGGCAACATCAAGCTGCCGGGTGGCGACATGTCGACCACCACGCCGCAGGTGTTCGTCAGGTAG
- the qhpC gene encoding quinohemoprotein amine dehydrogenase subunit gamma: protein MKHLKAMNNKARILEQAAAEDRVEEVMAMSAVAGCTATTDPGWEVDAFGGVSSLCQPMEADLYGCSDPCWWPAQVPDMMSTYQDWNAQASNSQDDWRNLGTVFPKDK from the coding sequence ATGAAGCACTTGAAGGCAATGAACAACAAGGCGCGCATCCTTGAACAAGCCGCCGCCGAGGACCGGGTCGAAGAAGTCATGGCCATGAGCGCGGTAGCCGGTTGCACCGCGACCACCGACCCGGGGTGGGAGGTCGACGCCTTTGGCGGCGTCAGCTCGCTATGCCAGCCGATGGAAGCCGACTTGTATGGCTGCTCCGACCCTTGCTGGTGGCCGGCCCAGGTGCCGGACATGATGAGCACCTACCAGGACTGGAACGCCCAGGCGAGCAACTCGCAGGACGACTGGCGCAACCTTGGCACCGTATTCCCGAAAGACAAGTGA
- the peaB gene encoding quinohemoprotein amine dehydrogenase maturation protein encodes MGAQLNLVERNLHEVQVDADRMLFHIPSSSLFSTDAVTGGIIDSLRQQGCSAEELVQRLSLQFSGQDIEDTLRELIALEVVSDGSPLTPEIALKRVERTALNTVVLNVNTGCNLSCTYCYKEDLDKPSAGKKMSTATAEASVEMLLKESPDETRYSVVFFGGEPLSNRPLIEHMVAYCEQRFAEAGKEVEFIMTTNATLLTEEIVDWLNAHRFGLSISIDGPKTVHDRNRITVGGQGTYDVVRRKADMLLSRYTSRPVGARVTLTRGITDVETIWNHLFNEMGFAEVGFAPVTSGDMADFNLTGEELVQVFANMKALGRRYLEAALEHRSIGFSNLHQLITDIHEGHKKALPCGAGLKMLAVDHQGELNLCHRFTGSSLPTFGNVHQGVKQAQLNDFLSQRLDRSNTGCDDCRIRNLCSGGCYHESYARYGDPTHPTYHYCELMRDWVDFGIEVYSRIMAVNPAFIDRYITPRKAH; translated from the coding sequence ATGGGCGCACAATTGAATCTGGTCGAACGCAACTTGCACGAAGTGCAGGTCGATGCCGACCGCATGCTCTTTCACATCCCCAGCAGTTCGCTGTTCAGCACCGATGCAGTCACCGGCGGGATCATCGACAGCTTGCGTCAACAAGGCTGCTCGGCTGAAGAACTGGTGCAGCGCCTGAGCCTGCAATTCAGCGGCCAGGACATCGAAGACACCCTGCGCGAGCTGATCGCCCTGGAAGTGGTCAGCGATGGCTCGCCGCTCACCCCGGAAATCGCCCTCAAGCGGGTCGAGCGCACCGCGCTGAACACTGTGGTACTGAACGTCAACACCGGCTGTAACCTGAGCTGCACCTATTGCTACAAGGAAGACTTGGACAAGCCTTCGGCGGGCAAGAAAATGAGCACTGCCACCGCCGAGGCCTCGGTGGAAATGCTGCTCAAGGAGTCACCCGATGAAACCCGCTACAGCGTGGTGTTCTTCGGCGGCGAGCCGCTGTCCAATCGGCCTCTGATCGAGCACATGGTCGCCTACTGCGAGCAGCGTTTCGCCGAGGCTGGCAAAGAGGTGGAGTTCATCATGACCACCAATGCCACGCTGCTCACCGAAGAGATCGTCGACTGGCTCAACGCCCACCGCTTCGGCTTGTCGATCAGCATCGACGGGCCGAAGACCGTGCACGACCGCAATCGCATCACCGTTGGCGGGCAGGGCACCTATGACGTGGTGCGGCGCAAAGCCGACATGCTGCTCTCGCGCTACACCAGCCGCCCGGTCGGCGCGCGGGTGACGCTGACCCGGGGCATCACCGACGTCGAGACCATCTGGAATCACCTGTTCAACGAGATGGGCTTTGCCGAGGTGGGCTTTGCCCCGGTCACCTCTGGCGACATGGCCGACTTCAACCTGACTGGCGAGGAACTGGTGCAGGTGTTCGCCAACATGAAAGCGCTCGGTCGGCGCTATCTTGAGGCTGCCCTGGAACACCGCAGTATTGGCTTTTCCAACCTGCACCAGCTGATCACCGACATCCATGAAGGCCACAAGAAGGCGCTGCCGTGTGGCGCCGGGCTGAAGATGCTGGCGGTCGATCACCAGGGAGAGTTGAACCTCTGCCACCGCTTCACCGGCTCCAGCCTGCCGACCTTCGGCAATGTCCATCAGGGCGTCAAACAGGCGCAGCTTAACGATTTCCTGTCCCAGCGCCTGGACCGCAGCAACACCGGCTGCGACGACTGCCGGATCCGTAACCTGTGCTCGGGCGGCTGCTACCACGAGAGCTACGCACGCTACGGCGACCCGACCCATCCGACCTATCACTACTGCGAACTGATGCGCGACTGGGTCGACTTTGGCATCGAAGTCTACAGCCGCATCATGGCCGTCAACCCGGCTTTCATCGATCGCTACATCACTCCGCGCAAGGCACATTGA
- the peaA gene encoding quinohemoprotein amine dehydrogenase subunit alpha translates to MKTTRLRRHAGKLALVAAALLGTQAMAAEQGPSLLQTKCMGCHIPEGNDAYSRISHQRKTPEGWLMSIGRMQVMHGLQISDDDRRTLVKYLADKQGLAPSETEGVRYAMERRLNTVEQFDDPLSQMCGRCHSGARVALQRRPAQEWEHLVNFHLGQWPSLEYQAQARDRDWLDIALKQMVPDLAKRFPLDNPAWSQWQQAKPKADALAGQWAFGGHMLAKGDVRGVMSVSAGGGDTFKVEVKGSYADGTPFNGSGTAILYNGYEWRGNVKIGEANLRQVFAALDGEMKGRMYEAEHDERGLDFTAVKEGKARLLAVQPAFIKAGAESEITLVGSGLSGKPDLGAGVEVSEVLESSATLVRVKARAAKDAAAGTREVAVGALKGVTLAVYDKVEQVKVVPAFSIARIGENGGSTPKVQGRFEAEAWGKDASGQPLRIGYLPAKWKVEPFNERAIEDEDVKFAGAMQPDGVFMPAGAGPNPERKMMTNNAGNLKVIAQLEDGGQQGEGHLIVTVQRWNNPPLP, encoded by the coding sequence TTGAAGACGACTCGACTCCGGCGGCATGCGGGCAAACTGGCGCTGGTCGCCGCCGCACTGCTGGGCACCCAGGCCATGGCGGCCGAGCAGGGCCCGAGCCTGTTGCAAACCAAGTGCATGGGGTGTCACATCCCCGAAGGCAATGACGCCTACAGCCGCATCAGCCACCAGCGCAAGACCCCGGAAGGCTGGTTGATGAGCATCGGCCGCATGCAGGTCATGCATGGCCTGCAGATCAGCGATGATGACCGCCGCACCCTGGTCAAGTACCTGGCCGACAAACAGGGCCTGGCGCCTAGCGAAACCGAAGGCGTGCGTTACGCCATGGAGCGCCGGCTCAATACGGTCGAGCAGTTCGATGACCCGCTCAGCCAGATGTGCGGTCGATGCCACTCCGGCGCCCGGGTCGCCTTGCAGCGCCGTCCGGCGCAGGAGTGGGAACATCTGGTCAACTTCCACCTCGGCCAATGGCCGTCCCTGGAGTACCAGGCCCAGGCGCGTGACCGCGACTGGCTGGACATCGCCCTCAAGCAAATGGTGCCGGACCTGGCCAAGCGCTTCCCCCTCGACAACCCAGCCTGGAGCCAGTGGCAGCAGGCCAAGCCCAAGGCTGATGCGTTGGCCGGGCAATGGGCGTTTGGCGGGCACATGCTGGCCAAGGGCGATGTGCGCGGGGTAATGAGCGTTAGTGCAGGCGGGGGGGACACTTTCAAGGTCGAGGTCAAGGGCAGCTATGCCGACGGCACGCCGTTCAACGGCAGCGGTACGGCAATTCTCTACAACGGCTACGAGTGGCGCGGCAACGTCAAGATCGGCGAGGCCAACTTGCGCCAGGTGTTCGCCGCGCTCGATGGTGAGATGAAGGGCCGCATGTACGAAGCCGAGCATGATGAGCGTGGCCTGGACTTCACTGCGGTGAAGGAGGGCAAGGCACGCCTGCTGGCGGTGCAGCCGGCGTTCATCAAGGCCGGCGCTGAAAGCGAGATCACCCTGGTCGGCAGCGGCCTGAGTGGCAAGCCGGACCTCGGCGCTGGGGTCGAGGTGAGCGAGGTGCTCGAGTCGAGCGCAACCCTGGTCCGGGTCAAGGCGCGCGCCGCCAAGGACGCCGCGGCAGGCACCCGCGAGGTCGCCGTTGGCGCGCTCAAAGGTGTGACCCTGGCGGTCTACGACAAGGTCGAGCAGGTCAAGGTGGTGCCGGCATTCTCCATCGCCCGGATTGGCGAAAATGGCGGCTCCACGCCCAAGGTTCAGGGCCGCTTCGAAGCTGAAGCCTGGGGCAAGGACGCCAGTGGCCAGCCACTGCGCATCGGCTACCTGCCGGCGAAGTGGAAGGTCGAGCCGTTCAACGAGCGGGCAATCGAGGACGAGGACGTCAAGTTCGCCGGTGCCATGCAGCCCGACGGTGTGTTCATGCCGGCCGGTGCCGGGCCCAACCCTGAGCGCAAGATGATGACCAACAACGCCGGCAACCTGAAGGTCATCGCCCAGCTCGAAGACGGCGGCCAGCAGGGCGAAGGCCACCTGATCGTCACCGTGCAGCGTTGGAACAACCCGCCTTTGCCATAA
- a CDS encoding aldehyde dehydrogenase family protein, translated as MLCDLPILPATRAFLERKLKMRIGADWQDAASGRTMTFRNPATGEVLGEVPSADPQDVDRAVAAARRAFDDSPWSRVRPRERQNLLWRLADLMERDAQILAELECLNNGKSAAVAKVMDVQLAIDFLRYMAGWATKLEGSTVEPSMPLMPDEQFHGFVRREAVGVVGAIVAWNFPLLLACWKLGPALATGCTLVLKPADETPLTALKLAELVDEAGYPAGVLNVVTGTGLNAGAALSSHPGVDKLTFTGSTEIGKLIGKAAMDNMTRVTLELGGKSPTIVMPDANLQEAAAGAAMAIFFNQGQVCCAGSRLYVHRKHFDNVVADIAGIANGMKLGSGLDPAVQMGPLISAKQQDRVTGYIDLGRELGATIACGGEGFGPGYFVKPTVIVDVDQRHRLVQEEIFGPVLVAMPFDDIDDVVRMANDNPYGLGASIWSNDLGAVHRMIPRIKSGSVWVNCHSALDPALPFGGYKMSGVGREMGAAAIEHYTELKSVLIKL; from the coding sequence ATGCTTTGTGATCTGCCCATCCTCCCCGCCACCCGCGCCTTTCTCGAACGCAAGCTGAAGATGCGCATTGGCGCCGACTGGCAAGACGCCGCCAGCGGCCGCACCATGACGTTCCGCAACCCGGCCACCGGCGAAGTCCTGGGCGAGGTGCCCTCGGCCGACCCGCAAGACGTCGACCGCGCCGTCGCCGCCGCGCGCCGTGCCTTCGATGATTCGCCGTGGAGCCGGGTACGCCCACGTGAGCGGCAGAACCTGCTGTGGCGCCTGGCCGATTTGATGGAGCGCGACGCGCAAATCCTCGCCGAGCTCGAATGCCTGAACAACGGCAAGAGCGCGGCAGTGGCCAAGGTCATGGATGTGCAATTGGCCATCGACTTCTTGCGCTACATGGCCGGTTGGGCGACCAAGCTTGAAGGCAGCACGGTCGAGCCATCGATGCCATTGATGCCGGACGAGCAGTTCCATGGCTTCGTGCGGCGCGAGGCGGTGGGTGTGGTCGGTGCGATCGTGGCCTGGAACTTCCCCCTGCTGCTGGCCTGCTGGAAGCTCGGCCCTGCCCTGGCGACAGGCTGCACCCTGGTGCTCAAGCCGGCTGACGAAACCCCGCTGACCGCGCTGAAACTCGCTGAACTGGTCGATGAAGCAGGCTATCCAGCGGGCGTGCTCAACGTCGTCACGGGCACCGGTTTGAATGCCGGCGCCGCGCTGAGCAGCCACCCTGGGGTGGACAAGCTGACGTTCACCGGCTCGACCGAGATCGGCAAGCTGATCGGCAAGGCGGCGATGGACAACATGACCCGGGTGACCCTGGAGTTGGGCGGCAAGTCGCCAACCATCGTCATGCCCGATGCCAACCTGCAGGAAGCTGCAGCGGGTGCGGCCATGGCGATCTTCTTCAACCAGGGCCAGGTGTGCTGCGCCGGCTCACGCCTGTATGTGCACCGCAAGCACTTCGACAATGTGGTGGCCGATATCGCCGGCATTGCCAACGGCATGAAGCTGGGCAGTGGCCTGGATCCGGCGGTGCAAATGGGCCCGTTGATCTCGGCCAAGCAGCAGGATCGGGTCACTGGCTACATCGACCTTGGCCGTGAACTGGGCGCCACCATCGCCTGCGGCGGCGAAGGTTTCGGCCCGGGCTACTTCGTCAAGCCGACCGTGATCGTCGATGTCGACCAGCGTCATCGCCTGGTGCAAGAGGAGATCTTCGGCCCAGTGCTGGTGGCCATGCCGTTCGATGACATCGATGACGTCGTGCGTATGGCCAACGACAACCCGTATGGCCTGGGCGCCAGTATCTGGTCCAACGACCTGGGCGCGGTGCACCGGATGATCCCGCGAATCAAGTCAGGCTCGGTCTGGGTCAACTGCCACAGTGCGCTGGATCCGGCGCTGCCGTTTGGTGGCTACAAGATGTCGGGCGTCGGCCGGGAGATGGGCGCGGCGGCGATCGAGCATTACACCGAGCTCAAGTCGGTGCTGATCAAGCTTTGA
- a CDS encoding alginate export family protein, translating into MPRIPRLAITALTALALHTAHAHELYNQDGTVLNADLEALFGVFHSDESFNQAGNRQPGSSAWREGYIKYGLSASQALAGSGSLYGAFSLVSSATWGDGDAAGLTLGDERRTAIEDAYLGWRSGSLFPALGEDGVDISAGRQLVTLGDGFLIQGDPVNLGKVDLGANFNRGGAYYLAARKAFDRTAVLRIGGSQGWRGDLMWLKSDNHYQADTSLAVSNLEHVSDAGTVGLSWIRGLDVDQRYAQIMGLEHRDGMDTVSLRGRGSLGVKDLQLAAEYVTQDRSGGREDAWYLEGNWTFSALPWSPTATYRYSRFSQDFDPLFYGLSRGYGTWFQGEVAANYAGPFNSNSQVHHLGLKAKPRDNLSVGALYFDFDTLDTDQGNLGGRELDLYVEWMVTEHILISPLVGYYTPERSADNGGVQMGSRDGGTYLQLLVGTFF; encoded by the coding sequence ATGCCCCGTATCCCCCGCCTGGCAATCACCGCCCTCACCGCCCTCGCCCTGCACACCGCCCACGCCCATGAACTGTACAACCAGGACGGCACAGTACTGAACGCCGACCTCGAAGCCCTGTTCGGCGTGTTCCACAGCGACGAAAGCTTCAACCAGGCCGGCAACCGCCAACCCGGCAGCAGCGCCTGGCGCGAGGGCTACATCAAGTACGGCCTCAGCGCCAGCCAGGCCCTGGCCGGCAGCGGTAGCCTGTACGGCGCCTTCAGCCTGGTCAGCTCGGCGACCTGGGGCGACGGCGATGCGGCCGGCCTGACCTTGGGCGATGAGCGCCGCACCGCCATCGAAGACGCCTACCTCGGCTGGCGCTCAGGCAGCCTCTTCCCAGCCCTGGGCGAAGACGGCGTGGATATTTCCGCTGGCCGCCAATTGGTGACCCTAGGCGACGGCTTCCTGATCCAGGGCGACCCGGTCAACCTCGGCAAGGTCGATTTGGGCGCCAATTTCAACCGCGGCGGCGCCTACTACCTGGCCGCGCGCAAGGCCTTCGACCGCACTGCGGTGCTGCGCATTGGCGGCAGCCAGGGCTGGCGTGGCGACCTGATGTGGCTCAAGTCCGACAACCATTACCAGGCCGACACCTCGCTGGCGGTGAGCAACCTTGAGCATGTCTCCGATGCAGGCACCGTCGGGCTGAGCTGGATTCGCGGGTTGGATGTCGACCAGCGCTACGCGCAGATTATGGGCCTGGAGCACCGCGATGGCATGGACACCGTGAGCCTGCGCGGGCGCGGCAGCCTCGGGGTCAAGGATCTGCAGCTAGCCGCCGAGTACGTCACCCAGGACCGCAGCGGCGGGCGCGAAGACGCCTGGTACCTGGAGGGCAACTGGACCTTCTCCGCGCTGCCCTGGTCGCCGACCGCCACCTACCGCTACAGCCGCTTCTCGCAAGACTTCGACCCGCTGTTCTATGGCCTGAGCCGTGGCTACGGCACCTGGTTCCAGGGCGAGGTGGCGGCCAACTATGCCGGGCCGTTCAACAGCAACAGCCAGGTGCACCACTTGGGCTTGAAGGCCAAGCCACGCGACAACCTGAGCGTCGGCGCGCTGTATTTCGACTTCGATACGCTCGATACCGACCAGGGCAACCTGGGCGGGCGCGAGCTGGATCTGTATGTCGAGTGGATGGTCACCGAGCACATCCTGATCAGCCCGTTGGTGGGCTACTACACGCCTGAGCGCAGCGCCGACAACGGCGGCGTGCAGATGGGCAGCCGTGATGGCGGCACCTATCTGCAACTGCTGGTCGGGACGTTCTTCTAG